In Prunus dulcis chromosome 2, ALMONDv2, whole genome shotgun sequence, a single genomic region encodes these proteins:
- the LOC117618565 gene encoding serine carboxypeptidase-like 27, with translation MGDHSPFAFLCILLLFFGACFASIQDQVRDRITNLPGQPNVGFAQYSGYVTVNKKAGRALFYWLIESPKNRGPESRPLVLWLNGGPGCSSVAYGAAEEIGPFRIRPDGKTLYLNPYTWNNLANLLFLESPAGVGFSYSNTTTDLYTTGDQRTAEDAYAFLVNWFERFPQYKHRDFYIAGESYAGHYVPQLSHLVYERNKGIQNPVINFKGFLVGNAVTDDYHDYVGAFQYWWTHGLISDSTYRMLRATCDFGSAQHPSVECIRALKIAEMEQGNIDPYSIFTRPCNSTESLKHNLRGHYPWMSRAYDPCTERYSEVYFNHPEVQRAFHANVTGISYPWQTCSDIVGTYWADSPLSMLPIYRELIAAGLRIWVYSGDTDAVVPVTATRYSIDALKLPTITNWSPWYDNGKVGGWNQIYKGLTFVTVTGAGHEVPLHRPRQAFIVFRSFLEGKPMAS, from the exons ATGGGTGACCACTCTCCATTTGcatttctttgcattttgctCCTTTTCTTTGGAGCTTGTTTTGCTTCTATTCAAGATCAAGTGAGGGATAGAATCACAAATTTGCCAGGACAGCCAAATGTGGGGTTTGCGCAGTACTCTGGTTATGTGACGGTGAATAAGAAAGCTGGTAGAGCATTGTTTTACTGGTTGATTGAATCGCCAAAAAACCGTGGACCTGAGTCTAGACCGCTGGTGTTGTGGCTCAATGGTGGTCCAGGTTGTTCTTCTGTTGCTTATGGAGCAGCTGAAGAGATTGGACCTTTTCGCATTAGACCTGATGGGAAGACCCTTTACTTGAATCCCTATACTTGGAACAATT TGGCAAATTTGCTGTTCCTTGAATCTCCAGCTGGTGTTGGTTTTTCATACTCGAATACGACCACAGATTTGTACACAACCGGAGACCAGAGAACAG CTGAAGATGCATATGCATTTCTAGTCAATTGGTTTGAAAGGTTCCCACAGTACAAGCACCGAGATTTCTACATTGCTGGAGAAAGTTATGCAG GTCACTATGTTCCTCAGTTGTCTCATTTGGTTTATGAGAGAAACAAGGGAATTCAGAATCCAGTTATAAATTTTAAGGGATTTTTG GTGGGAAATGCTGTGACTGATGATTACCATGATTATGTTGGCGCATTTCAATACTGGTGGACCCATGGTTTAATTTCTGATTCTACCTATCGGATGCTACGAGCAACCTGTGACTTTGGATCCGCTCAGCATCCATCAGTGGAATGTATCAGAGCCCTTAAAATAGCAGAAATGGAGCAGGGAAACATTGATCCATACAGCATTTTTACCCGTCCTTGCAATAGCACCGAGTCACTAAAGCACAACTTGAGGGGTCATTAT CCATGGATGTCCAGAGCATATGATCCCTGCACTGAGAGGTATTCTGAAGTGTACTTCAACCATCCAGAAGTTCAAAGGGCATTCCATGCCAATGTAACTGGAATTTCTTATCCATGGCAAACATGCAG TGATATAGTTGGAACCTACTGGGCAGATTCTCCACTGTCTATGCTTCCTATTTATCGAGAGCTCATTGCTGCTGGTCTTAGGATATGGGTATACAG TGGAGACACTGATGCAGTGGTTCCTGTGACTGCAACTCGCTACTCCATAGATGCCCTGAAGCTACCAACAATTACCAACTGGTCCCCGTGGTATGACAATGGCAAG GTTGGTGGCTGGAACCAAATATACAAGGGGCTGACGTTTGTGACCGTGACCGGAGCTGGGCATGAGGTTCCGCTCCATCGACCTCGCCAggcttttattgttttcagatCATTTTTGGAAGGCAAGCCCATGGCAAGTTAG
- the LOC117618864 gene encoding tetraspanin-6, which translates to MYRFSNTVIGFLNLFTLLASIPIIGGGLWMARSSTTCETFLQTPLLVVGFVVLIISLAGFIGACFNVAWALWVYLVVMLLLIATLMGLTVFGFVVTSQGGGVDVPSRVYKEYHLEDYSPWLKNRIKDPNYWTKIRSCILGSKTCAKLVAWTPLDYLERDMSPIQSGCCKPPTSCNYNMATTVSQDPDCYRWNNAPNLLCYECDSCKAGVLEDIKRDWHKLSVLNIVMLMVLIGIYSIGCCAFRNTQRAETDHPYGQNRMSKVRPRWDYYWWRWWHHRKEQLY; encoded by the exons atgtataGGTTCAGCAACACAGTGATAGGGTTCTTGAACCTCTTCACTCTCTTAGCATCAATACCCATAATTGGAGGAGGTCTATGGATGGCAAGGAGCAGCACCACATGTGAAACCTTCCTCCAAACCCCACTTCTGGTGGTGGGTTTTGTTGTGCTCATCATATCTCTAGCAGGCTTCATTGGTGCTTGCTTCAATGTGGCTTGGGCACTTTGGGTGTACTTAGTGGTTATGTTGCTCCTAATTGCAACCCTAATGGGTTTAACTGTGTTTGGGTTTGTGGTCACAAGTCAAGGTGGTGGAGTGGATGTGCCTAGTAGGGTTTATAAGGAGTACCATCTTGAAGATTACTCACCATGGTTGAAGAATAGGATTAAGGATCCTAATTATTGGACTAAGATTAGGAGTTGCATACTGGGGTCTAAGACATGTGCTAAACTTGTTGCTTGGACACCTCTTGATTATCTTGAGAGAGACATGTCTCCCATACAG TCTGGTTGTTGTAAGCCACCAACATCATGCAATTACAACATGGCAACCACAGTGAGTCAAGACCCGGACTGCTACCGGTGGAACAATGCGCCCAATTTGTTATGCTACGAGTGCGATTCATGCAAAGCTGGAGTGCTTGAAGACATCAAAAGAGACTGGCACAAGCTCTCTGTCCTCAACATCGTCATGCTTATGGTCCTCATTGGAATCTATTCAATTGGGTGCTGTGCTTTCCGGAACACCCAAAGAGCTGAAACGGACCACCCGTATGGTCAGAACCGGATGTCCAAAGTTCGACCCAGATGGGATTACTATTG GTGGAGATGGTGGCATCACAGAAAAGAACAGCTTTATTAG
- the LOC117618752 gene encoding MLO-like protein 6 — MDELSKERTLAETPTWAVAVVCFVLLAVSIFIERIIHLIGKWLTSKHKRALVEALEKIKSELMLLGFLSLLLTVLQGRISDICIPKSIGASWHPCSKEAESKSENKGRKLLDFSDPDFSYRRRLAVKGYDYCSEQGKVAFVSAYGIHQLHIFIFVLAVFHVLYCILTLTLGRYKMRTWKVWEKETKSIEHQHHNDPERFRFARDTSFGQRHLKFRSPLTLWIVSFFRQLFQSVTRVDYLTLRHGFIMAHLAPDSETTFDFRKYISRSLEEDFKVVVEISPIIWFSAVLFLLSNTYGWYSYFWLPFIPLVIILMVGTKLQVIISMMGLRIQERGDVVKGAPLVQPGDHLFWFGSPRFMLFLIHFVLFQNAFQLAFLAWSTCEFGIDSCFHQRTEDIVIRISMGVITQFLCSYVTLPLYALVTQMGSTMKRTVFNEEVAQALKSWHNKAKKNTKLSHHSHSNTPFSSTPGTPSHGVCTSPIHLLHKHNNRSDADGYYVSPRASNLELSQWETEGSSHSLNNNNAGLSDPEEIRELDQEPTSTTQLPPARPGIGIQHEVNISLSEFSFGKGKSRS; from the exons ATGGACGAACTCAGTAAAGAGCGTACCCTAGCGGAAACACCAACATGGGCTGTTGCTGTGGTCTGTTTTGTGTTGCTTGCAGTTTCAATCTTCATTGAACGTATCATACACCTCATAGGAAAG TGGTTAACAAGCAAACACAAGAGAGCTCTAGTTGAAGCACTTGAGAAGATTAAATCTG AGCTCATGCTGTTGGGATTTCTATCCTTGCTCCTAACTGTGCTGCAAGGACGTATCTCTGATATATGCATACCAAAAAGTATTGGGGCCTCTTGGCATCCCTGCAGTAAGGAAGCAGAgtcaaaatctgaaaacaagGGTAGGAAACTTCTTGATTTCTCAGATCCTGACTTCAGTTACAGGCGCAGGTTAGCAGTAAAAGGATATGATTATTGTTCAGAGCAG GGCAAAGTTGCCTTTGTGTCTGCCTATGGGATTCACCAACTGCACATATTTATCTTTGTGTTAGCAGTTTTTCATGTGCTCTACTGCATCCTTACGTTGACTTTGGGAAGATACAAG ATGAGAACATGGAAGGTTTGGGAGAAAGAGACAAAGTCAATTGAACATCAGCACCACAATG ATCCAGAAAGGTTTAGGTTTGCAAGGGACACATCATTTGGACAGAGACATTTGAAATTCAGGTCACCATTGACCCTTTGGATT GTGTCTTTCTTCAGGCAGCTCTTCCAGTCGGTTACTAGGGTTGATTACCTAACCCTGAGGCATGGATTTATCATG GCACATTTGGCCCCAGACAGTGAAACGACATTTGATTTTCGGAAGTACATAAGCAGATCACTTGAAGAGGATTTCAAAGTTGTTGTGGAGATCAG CCCAATTATATGGTTCTCTGCAGTGCTGTTCTTGCTTTCCAACACATATG GATGGTATTCTTATTTCTGGCTACCATTTATCCCTTTAGTT aTAATCCTGATGGTGGGAACAAAACTACAAGTGATTATATCAATGATGGGGCTGAGGATTCAGGAGAGAGGGGATGTGGTGAAGGGTGCCCCCCTTGTTCAACCCGGCGATCACCTCTTCTGGTTTGGAAGCCCTCGCTTCATGCTCTTTCTCATCCACTTCGTTCTGTTTCAG AATGCATTTCAGCTGGCCTTCCTTGCATGGAGTACA TGTGAGTTTGGGATAGATTCTTGCTTCCACCAGCGCACCGAAGATATCGTGATCAGGATCTCAATGGG GGTCATTACACAATTTTTATGCAGTTATGTGACTCTGCCTCTCTATGCTCTAGTGACACAG ATGGGTTCTACCATGAAACGCACCGTTTTCAACGAGGAAGTGGCACAAGCACTGAAGAGCTGGCACAACAAAGccaaaaagaacacaaaactcAGTCATCATTCACACTCAAACACACCATTCTCAAGTACGCCGGGAACTCCCAGCCACGGCGTGTGCACGTCCCCGATCCATCTGCTGCACAAGCACAACAACCGCAGCGATGCTGATGGCTATTATGTATCTCCAAGAGCATCAAACCTTGAATTAAGTCAATGGGAAACTGAAGGGTCATCTCATTCCCTAAACAACAACAATGCTGGACTCAGTGACCCAGAAGAGATTAGGGAACTGGATCAAGAGCCTACTTCAACAACACAATTGCCTCCGGCACGGCCTGGGATTGGTATTCAGCATGAAGTTAACATTAGTCTGTCTGAGTTTTCATTTGGCAAAGGAAAATCAAGAAGTTGA
- the LOC117617151 gene encoding probable ubiquitin-conjugating enzyme E2 C has protein sequence MEVRPNPTADNSSVAQPQRQRQTPATTQKKPPASPIPVDTTSVSQRLQKELMSLMMSGGDLGVSAFPEGESIFTWLGTIEGGKGTMYEGLSYKLSLRFPLDYPFKPPQVKFETMCFHPNVDQFGNICLDILQDKWSSAYDCRTILLSIQSLLGEPNPESPLNSYAAALWNNKEDYRKMVHKQYFAGESLES, from the exons ATGGAGGTCCGCCCCAATCCAACGGCCGACAACTCGTCGGTCGCGCAGCCCCAGCGTCAGCGCCAAACACCCGCAACTACTCAGAAAAAGCCCCCTGCTTCTCCCATCCCCGTCGACACCACCTCCGTTTCACAAAG GCTTCAGAAGGAGTTGATGTCTCTGATG ATGAGTGGAGGAGATCTTGGAGTATCGGCTTTTCCTGAAGGTGAGAGCATTTTTACATGGCTTGGCACAATTGAAGGTGGAAAAGGAACTATGTATGAGGGTTTATCCTACAAACTTTCTTTGCGTTTTCCTCTGGACTATCCTTTCAAGCCACCCCAAGTCAAGTTTGAGACAATGTGCTTCCATCCAAATGTTGATCAGTTTGGCAATATATGTCTTGATATTCTGCAG GACAAGTGGTCTTCAGCGTACGATTGCAGGACTATACTTCTGTCCATTCAAAGTCTATTGGGAG AACCAAACCCGGAGAGTCCCCTCAACAGCTATGCTGCTGCTCTGTGGAATAATAAGGAAG ATTACAGAAAAATGGTCCACAAACAGTACTTTGCCGGAGAATCACTTGAGAGTTGA
- the LOC117619563 gene encoding phosphoglycolate phosphatase 1A, chloroplastic-like: protein MVGAIRGSTQCEPLVVGKPSTFMMDYLANEFGILTSQICMIGDRLDTDILFGQNGGCKTLLVLSGVITLSGLQSPNNSIQPDFYTNKISDFLFLKAATV, encoded by the exons ATGGTTGGCGCTATCCGTGGATCTACTCAATGTGAGCCGCTGGTTGTGGGAAAACCCTCAACATTTATGATGGACTACTTAGCAAACGA ATTTGGCATCCTGACGTCACAGATTTGCATGATTGGGGACAGATTAGATACTGATATTCTGTTTGGACAAAATGGTGGTTGCAAAACTCTTCTTGTTCTCTCAG GTGTCATCACTTTATCAGGGCTTCAGAGTCCTAACAACTCCATACAACCAGATTTTTACACGAACAAGATTTCAGACTTTTTGTTTCTCAAGGCTGCAACTGTATGA